In one Candidatus Micrarchaeota archaeon genomic region, the following are encoded:
- a CDS encoding pentapeptide repeat-containing protein — MVNGNNVLLLKFKDDGKYIKIVSPKKLTRNDILALIKEAQKRGRIVDLSGRDLSRLDLSNMSLGRANLSNSNMSHSNLSNSTLFSADISGSDLSNSNLSYSDLSYARASNTKIEGASFMGAILLKTVLPDAVR; from the coding sequence GTGGTTAATGGAAATAATGTGCTATTGCTAAAGTTCAAGGACGACGGCAAATACATAAAAATAGTCAGCCCGAAGAAGCTCACGAGGAACGACATACTGGCGCTCATAAAGGAGGCGCAGAAGAGGGGCAGGATTGTCGACCTGAGCGGAAGGGACCTTAGCAGGCTGGACCTGAGCAACATGAGCCTGGGAAGGGCCAACCTCTCCAATTCAAACATGTCGCATTCAAACCTGTCCAACTCGACACTGTTCTCTGCGGACATATCCGGCTCGGACCTGTCCAATTCCAACCTTTCCTATTCAGATCTCTCCTATGCCAGGGCCTCAAACACGAAAATAGAAGGGGCAAGCTTCATGGGGGCAATACTGCTCAAAACTGTGCTGCCGGATGCGGTGCGCTGA
- a CDS encoding PIN domain-containing protein — protein MLLLDTSAWIEFFNGSKKGQRVKEMLRSNVCYTSIVTVAEVTNWALKEGRNINYLLNTIEQLSSVIKLDKEISSLAGRFVYEGKRAGKTLGVLNPFILATGTIYGLKILTNSVKRGAGGKKAESTAPATGITIGL, from the coding sequence ATGTTACTGCTCGACACATCCGCATGGATAGAATTCTTCAATGGGAGCAAGAAGGGCCAGCGCGTAAAGGAGATGCTGCGCAGCAACGTGTGCTACACAAGCATAGTCACAGTAGCTGAAGTGACAAACTGGGCGCTCAAGGAGGGCCGCAACATCAACTACCTGCTTAACACAATAGAGCAGTTAAGCTCGGTTATAAAGCTGGACAAGGAGATATCCTCACTTGCGGGGCGCTTCGTCTACGAGGGCAAGCGCGCGGGGAAGACTCTTGGCGTGCTGAACCCGTTCATACTTGCCACAGGGACCATATACGGCCTGAAGATACTTACGAACAGCGTCAAGCGCGGCGCAGGCGGCAAAAAGGCCGAAAGCACCGCACCAGCTACTGGCATAACGATAGGGCTCTGA
- a CDS encoding hemerythrin domain-containing protein: MEQYDKEFLEYMKAKYKLTLDEATKGTEPQIIKFAIAWDVWKQAKGAYSKKGQDIYGFMSRDHSRLEYIFQEFRKSKKAAEAEQLFLEFRAGIDRHIKWEEDILFPLAKKKMGDDSPIIDELIVQHNRIKDDLRGLADSLKARDTTLENDLEQLLAAHDKMEEEDMYPWIDNYIDDKAKNEALSRMV, encoded by the coding sequence ATGGAACAGTACGATAAAGAGTTCTTGGAATACATGAAAGCCAAGTACAAACTTACGTTGGATGAAGCAACAAAAGGCACAGAACCGCAGATAATAAAGTTTGCCATCGCATGGGATGTATGGAAGCAGGCAAAGGGCGCCTACTCTAAGAAGGGGCAAGACATATATGGATTCATGTCCAGAGACCATTCAAGGCTTGAATACATTTTCCAGGAGTTCAGGAAATCGAAAAAAGCGGCAGAAGCAGAGCAACTCTTTTTGGAATTTAGGGCAGGAATTGATCGTCATATAAAATGGGAGGAAGATATCCTATTCCCGCTTGCCAAGAAGAAGATGGGGGACGATTCACCGATAATAGACGAACTGATAGTGCAGCATAACAGGATTAAAGATGATTTAAGGGGATTGGCTGATAGCTTAAAAGCCAGAGATACAACCCTTGAGAATGACTTGGAGCAGTTGCTAGCAGCACATGATAAGATGGAGGAAGAAGACATGTATCCGTGGATAGATAATTATATCGATGATAAAGCAAAGAATGAGGCACTATCAAGGATGGTATAA
- a CDS encoding AbrB/MazE/SpoVT family DNA-binding domain-containing protein — protein sequence MDTIFKGKIRRIGTSLGVLIPKQLIKDEKIKEGEEVEIALLKRKKHLIAKAFGVTKGSKPFVRDMMNTA from the coding sequence ATGGATACGATATTCAAGGGGAAGATAAGGCGAATAGGCACCTCTCTGGGTGTCCTGATACCCAAGCAGCTGATAAAGGACGAGAAGATAAAGGAGGGCGAGGAGGTAGAGATAGCGCTGCTGAAGAGGAAGAAGCACCTTATAGCAAAGGCCTTCGGGGTCACCAAGGGATCCAAGCCTTTCGTAAGGGACATGATGAATACCGCTTAG
- a CDS encoding carboxymuconolactone decarboxylase family protein, which produces MTDIKRSKDEPFLAPIEEPEDPEAKKAYAMMRQYFGKVLTPAKVLNARLPWDFYTQFYGQISQLDRKLELNPETVMLIRQRIANLNLCLFCIDSNRAGTIAAHMDQAKFDALDKYGTSPLFTEAERAALDYVTELTKDKKVDPETFKRLSKHYSDREACEIVYLVASEHVYNLTNIGLNIHSDMICDIIKKRGSP; this is translated from the coding sequence ATGACGGACATAAAAAGAAGCAAAGACGAACCATTCCTGGCCCCCATAGAAGAGCCAGAAGATCCAGAGGCGAAGAAGGCATACGCGATGATGCGCCAGTACTTCGGCAAGGTGCTCACGCCTGCAAAGGTTCTCAATGCGCGCCTGCCTTGGGACTTTTACACACAATTTTATGGGCAGATTTCGCAACTAGACCGGAAATTGGAGCTGAACCCCGAGACAGTAATGCTCATACGGCAAAGGATAGCCAACCTCAATCTCTGCCTGTTTTGCATAGACTCCAACAGAGCAGGCACCATAGCCGCGCACATGGACCAGGCAAAGTTCGACGCGCTTGACAAATATGGCACCAGCCCTTTGTTTACCGAAGCCGAACGCGCAGCATTGGACTATGTTACCGAGCTTACGAAGGACAAAAAAGTCGATCCAGAGACGTTCAAACGACTATCGAAGCACTATTCGGACCGCGAAGCCTGCGAGATAGTCTACTTGGTTGCAAGCGAGCACGTATACAACCTGACAAATATAGGCCTAAATATACATTCTGACATGATATGCGATATAATCAAGAAGAGGGGATCACCATGA
- a CDS encoding DUF1801 domain-containing protein, whose translation MKKATTAPKKAKGLSKEEIAAMKEYLQEKNSKADGTDAVLAAIAKMKEPDRSMAKKVHALIVATAPELSPRTWYGMPAYSKGDKIICFFQNAGKFKARYSTLGFSDKANLDEGDMWPTSYAVKKLTPAEEKKIAALVKKAAS comes from the coding sequence ATGAAAAAGGCAACAACCGCACCGAAGAAGGCAAAGGGACTGAGCAAAGAGGAAATAGCCGCGATGAAGGAGTACCTTCAAGAAAAGAATTCAAAGGCGGATGGCACAGATGCTGTACTTGCAGCTATAGCCAAGATGAAGGAGCCTGACCGCTCCATGGCAAAGAAGGTCCATGCTCTAATCGTTGCCACCGCACCAGAACTTTCTCCCAGAACGTGGTACGGGATGCCTGCATATTCCAAGGGCGATAAGATCATATGCTTCTTCCAGAATGCGGGAAAGTTCAAGGCGAGATACTCTACTTTGGGTTTCAGCGACAAGGCAAACCTAGATGAAGGCGACATGTGGCCGACATCCTATGCTGTCAAGAAGCTGACTCCCGCGGAAGAGAAGAAGATAGCAGCGCTCGTGAAGAAAGCAGCCAGCTGA
- a CDS encoding 2'-5' RNA ligase family protein, translated as MKAKFEIFILIKNKQATTLTKQIATRYKTYSALRDTKGPHISFIYLNKKLNEDRINELIGYYEDKLKKIKPFYLEVSGISFFRKYYGQHHLNYAVILKVIPDKNLVNLNRIFNSGIKDIDHRTFNKFQPHISLARTDLDKEKFYGILKDYKDHKIKFKVWLTCIYAGTRRKKRQKWKLVKMKLGT; from the coding sequence ATGAAAGCCAAATTTGAGATATTCATTCTTATTAAGAATAAGCAGGCAACTACATTAACTAAACAGATAGCAACAAGATATAAAACCTACAGTGCTTTAAGAGATACAAAAGGGCCACATATTTCTTTCATTTATTTGAACAAGAAGTTAAATGAGGATAGAATTAATGAGCTGATTGGGTACTATGAAGACAAATTAAAGAAGATAAAGCCATTTTATTTAGAGGTTAGTGGTATAAGTTTCTTTAGGAAATATTATGGCCAACATCACTTAAATTATGCTGTAATATTGAAAGTAATTCCTGATAAAAACCTTGTAAATCTGAATCGCATTTTTAATAGCGGGATTAAAGATATAGATCATAGAACTTTCAACAAGTTCCAGCCACATATAAGCCTTGCCAGAACGGATCTAGATAAAGAGAAATTTTATGGTATACTAAAGGATTACAAAGATCATAAGATAAAATTTAAGGTTTGGTTAACTTGTATTTACGCCGGTACTAGAAGAAAAAAGAGACAAAAATGGAAACTTGTTAAAATGAAATTAGGCACATAA
- a CDS encoding DUF432 domain-containing protein, with protein sequence MTVDYKIIKSRSGAREYAKGAGIIEIPDGSEIKEHLILSHDSNVTPYFGIVLDPSIAVAPDSEIPVFVNIPADIGIFITNGKNHTLIDRISKHESRYSLYGSASDGIVYRYFKLGHSRKMVNGERNAIPTEIVITNRSNSWQIISRIIFVGKSFDIFSYEDKIVGERIHFNISDENVITTRLGNAPSVKGARMVEYSAAFEKIRIKSDTVEMRYGP encoded by the coding sequence ATGACAGTAGATTATAAAATAATCAAATCAAGATCCGGGGCAAGAGAGTATGCCAAGGGCGCAGGAATTATAGAAATACCCGACGGATCAGAGATCAAGGAGCATCTTATACTAAGCCATGACAGCAACGTTACGCCGTATTTCGGCATTGTCCTGGATCCCAGCATAGCGGTAGCCCCGGATTCGGAGATCCCTGTATTCGTGAATATACCGGCTGATATAGGCATATTCATAACGAACGGTAAAAACCACACGCTCATAGACAGGATAAGCAAGCACGAAAGCAGGTATTCCTTGTACGGCAGCGCATCGGACGGCATAGTATACAGGTACTTCAAACTGGGGCATTCGAGGAAGATGGTAAATGGGGAAAGGAATGCCATACCTACCGAGATAGTGATAACCAACAGGAGCAACTCCTGGCAGATAATAAGCAGGATAATTTTCGTGGGCAAGTCCTTCGACATATTTTCCTACGAAGACAAAATAGTGGGAGAGAGGATACACTTCAACATATCAGACGAAAACGTCATAACGACAAGGCTGGGCAATGCCCCTTCGGTGAAGGGGGCCAGGATGGTGGAGTACTCCGCGGCGTTTGAAAAGATCAGGATCAAATCCGATACCGTGGAAATGAGGTATGGCCCATGA
- a CDS encoding SRPBCC domain-containing protein → MVFGGYTISSDKDLIAKVQIKVNAPIAKVWDALIDPRAIKQYMLGADAVSEWKEGSPIVWRGEWNGKKYEDKGKILKLAPERLIRYSHFSPLAGLPDAPENYHIVTVELASKGTHTLVSLSQTNNPTQEALQHNEQGWKMMLDGLKKYLE, encoded by the coding sequence ATAGTATTTGGTGGTTATACGATAAGCTCTGACAAGGATCTTATTGCAAAAGTGCAGATCAAAGTTAATGCACCTATAGCGAAGGTTTGGGATGCCCTGATTGACCCAAGGGCAATCAAGCAATATATGCTCGGTGCCGATGCAGTATCAGAATGGAAGGAGGGGAGCCCTATCGTATGGAGAGGGGAATGGAACGGCAAAAAATACGAAGATAAAGGAAAAATACTAAAGCTGGCTCCTGAGCGCCTCATTAGATACAGTCACTTTAGTCCGCTGGCCGGATTACCCGACGCACCTGAAAATTACCACATAGTCACTGTAGAATTAGCCAGCAAAGGCACACATACATTGGTGTCTCTATCCCAAACAAACAACCCTACACAAGAGGCTCTGCAGCATAATGAGCAGGGGTGGAAAATGATGCTGGACGGGCTTAAAAAATATCTTGAATAG
- a CDS encoding DUF998 domain-containing protein — protein MPGKDNRIGKAEVAGHGSARVAGCLLALGTLQFIIVMAIVQAYFPCRASICYNTGTNPISDLGNTAMSPLWPLFNYSLIAFGIMFFAGLVLIMEGNPRRFAARLGILLMAISAFGAAGVGTVPENVILKLHSLFAAIAFFAGGLGILLFAISMMASRKNRAYAIYSLISGIVSVVVFLAFTAPLGLVPHLITSGSGIGFGAVERVIAGPILLWALVTGILLLKNGHGFDF, from the coding sequence ATGCCCGGTAAGGACAATAGAATTGGAAAGGCGGAAGTTGCAGGGCATGGCAGCGCGAGGGTTGCAGGATGCCTCTTGGCACTTGGAACGCTGCAGTTCATCATAGTAATGGCGATAGTGCAGGCCTATTTCCCCTGCAGGGCCTCTATATGCTACAACACAGGCACGAACCCGATCAGTGATCTAGGCAATACGGCGATGTCGCCGCTTTGGCCGCTGTTCAATTACTCGCTGATAGCGTTCGGGATAATGTTCTTTGCCGGCCTTGTCCTGATTATGGAGGGAAATCCAAGGCGCTTTGCGGCAAGGCTGGGGATCCTGCTAATGGCGATAAGCGCCTTCGGCGCAGCTGGGGTTGGGACGGTACCGGAGAACGTTATACTGAAACTGCACAGCTTGTTTGCCGCGATAGCGTTCTTCGCAGGAGGACTGGGAATACTGCTCTTTGCAATTTCCATGATGGCAAGCAGGAAAAACAGGGCGTATGCAATTTATTCGCTGATATCTGGAATTGTTTCGGTGGTTGTTTTCCTGGCCTTCACAGCGCCTTTGGGCTTGGTTCCGCACCTCATCACCTCGGGAAGCGGAATTGGATTCGGAGCCGTGGAAAGGGTGATTGCGGGGCCGATCCTACTCTGGGCGCTTGTAACTGGTATATTGCTTCTGAAAAATGGCCATGGCTTTGACTTTTGA
- a CDS encoding mechanosensitive ion channel family protein translates to MIGVVNWIVSNYVKLAISAIIVVIGIAIGSMLSVAIRRRMHKDYSIQTAKLAGRAVYYVVSAIAIIAALGNLGVNLGSALVAGGFLGIVVGFAAQSSFSNLIAGVFLMIDKPFKISDYIGYDNMSLQVIDVGFFSTKAATWDGMQLRIPNNQLFNSNITNYTRSVARLVSAQFTLIYEEDLNRVIPRIISAFKEQWFVLIEPAPQAFATEFSDKGVTIEVRVWTAGSTWGDLYFSMIGTIAYTLKDLKVKFAYPRMMYSSGSSLKLQEKTDSLPKPSVSK, encoded by the coding sequence ATGATAGGCGTAGTAAACTGGATAGTTTCCAACTACGTCAAGCTGGCAATCTCCGCCATAATAGTTGTCATAGGCATAGCCATAGGGAGCATGCTCTCCGTTGCGATAAGGAGGAGGATGCACAAGGATTATTCCATCCAAACGGCAAAGCTTGCCGGGAGGGCTGTATATTACGTTGTATCGGCTATTGCCATTATTGCCGCGCTGGGAAACCTTGGCGTTAACCTTGGATCGGCGCTTGTTGCTGGGGGATTCCTGGGCATTGTGGTGGGGTTTGCGGCGCAGTCCTCGTTCTCCAACCTGATAGCAGGGGTATTCCTGATGATAGACAAGCCCTTCAAGATAAGCGATTACATAGGCTACGACAACATGAGCCTTCAGGTGATTGACGTGGGGTTCTTCTCGACCAAGGCTGCGACTTGGGACGGAATGCAGCTGCGCATACCCAACAACCAGCTGTTCAACTCGAACATAACAAACTACACGCGGTCAGTGGCCAGGCTTGTAAGCGCGCAGTTCACGCTCATTTACGAGGAGGACCTTAACAGGGTAATACCAAGGATAATATCCGCATTCAAGGAGCAGTGGTTCGTTTTGATAGAGCCGGCGCCGCAGGCGTTTGCCACGGAATTCTCGGACAAGGGAGTTACCATAGAGGTGAGGGTGTGGACTGCGGGAAGCACCTGGGGGGATCTCTACTTCTCTATGATAGGCACAATAGCCTATACACTAAAGGACCTGAAGGTGAAGTTCGCCTACCCGAGGATGATGTACAGCTCCGGGAGCAGCCTTAAACTGCAGGAAAAGACCGATTCCTTGCCGAAACCCAGCGTCAGCAAGTAG
- a CDS encoding GNAT family N-acetyltransferase yields MGVETIKLSRRTSCEMEKWLAELLRKRKHSQHLYVNDTMTLRWVGETKLSKSGVKYVACVGNVYVGTIKMWEFELESLLRGFDGFGFKGARVPSAYIGNFAVEEEYRAMGFGTQILGSVERIALSEGMRYTLLHSEPKLSDFYMKRGYNLMDQETSFHGERLNFFQKEIAV; encoded by the coding sequence TTGGGCGTTGAAACCATAAAGCTAAGCAGGCGCACAAGCTGCGAAATGGAAAAATGGCTTGCTGAGCTGCTTAGGAAGAGAAAGCACTCGCAACACCTTTACGTCAACGATACTATGACATTGAGGTGGGTCGGGGAAACGAAATTATCCAAGAGCGGGGTAAAATACGTTGCATGCGTGGGCAATGTTTACGTAGGCACGATTAAAATGTGGGAATTCGAGCTGGAATCACTGCTCAGGGGGTTTGACGGGTTCGGATTCAAAGGCGCCAGGGTGCCATCTGCATACATAGGGAATTTCGCCGTAGAAGAGGAATACCGTGCCATGGGCTTCGGCACCCAGATCCTCGGATCTGTGGAGCGGATTGCGTTGTCGGAAGGCATGAGGTACACGCTGCTGCATTCCGAGCCCAAGCTGTCCGATTTCTACATGAAGAGGGGTTACAATCTGATGGATCAGGAAACATCATTTCATGGCGAAAGGTTGAACTTCTTCCAGAAGGAGATTGCCGTTTAA
- a CDS encoding tryptophan-rich sensory protein produces the protein MKINGFVKPALFVVACEMAGLVGTAFTANSLAVWYLSLRKPAFNPPGWIFGPVWVILYALMGVSAYIIWSKGLQKQNVRIAMWIFVLQLALNILWTAAFFGLKSILFGFATIVALLAAIILTIILFYKISKKSALLLVPYLFWVSFALVLNLSILLLNG, from the coding sequence ATGAAAATAAATGGTTTTGTCAAGCCGGCATTGTTTGTCGTCGCATGCGAGATGGCGGGATTGGTAGGCACAGCCTTTACGGCAAATTCCCTGGCCGTTTGGTACCTTTCTCTCAGGAAGCCGGCATTCAATCCGCCTGGTTGGATTTTCGGCCCGGTGTGGGTCATATTATACGCGCTGATGGGAGTTTCAGCCTACATCATATGGTCCAAGGGATTGCAAAAGCAGAATGTAAGGATAGCGATGTGGATATTCGTGCTGCAGCTGGCACTGAACATCTTATGGACTGCGGCTTTCTTCGGGCTGAAGTCCATACTATTCGGGTTTGCAACAATTGTGGCGCTTTTGGCGGCGATTATCCTTACAATTATCTTATTCTACAAAATATCGAAAAAATCCGCGCTGCTCCTGGTGCCTTACCTGTTCTGGGTATCGTTTGCGCTTGTCCTAAACCTTTCCATACTGCTGCTGAACGGTTGA
- a CDS encoding DUF488 domain-containing protein: MAKSKQMVFTIGHSTRKLSEFVRLLDAYKIKELVDIRTIPKSRANPQFNEKRLAYGLKRHRIRYRHIKGLGGLRHPSKNSVNTYWHNASFRGFADYMQTRKFRKSLIELISLAKKRQTAIMCAEAVPWRCHRSLIADALLVRGVNVRHIFSPTNSKPHELTKSARVNRLNIVYK; the protein is encoded by the coding sequence ATGGCTAAAAGCAAGCAGATGGTTTTTACTATAGGCCACTCAACGCGTAAGCTTAGCGAGTTCGTGAGGTTGCTTGATGCATATAAGATAAAGGAATTGGTAGATATACGCACCATACCAAAGTCAAGGGCCAATCCGCAGTTCAATGAGAAACGACTCGCCTATGGCCTGAAGAGGCACCGCATACGCTACAGACATATAAAAGGCCTAGGGGGTCTCAGACATCCATCGAAGAATTCAGTCAATACATATTGGCACAATGCGTCATTCAGAGGCTTCGCAGACTATATGCAGACCAGGAAATTCAGGAAGAGCCTCATCGAACTTATAAGTCTAGCAAAGAAAAGGCAGACAGCCATAATGTGTGCAGAGGCAGTACCGTGGAGGTGCCATAGATCGCTGATAGCGGATGCGCTTCTGGTCAGGGGAGTAAATGTCAGGCATATATTTAGTCCAACAAATTCAAAACCACACGAGCTAACAAAAAGCGCAAGGGTGAACAGGCTGAATATAGTGTATAAATAA
- the glnA gene encoding type I glutamate--ammonia ligase, with the protein MYEDMDISGFFKDRDIRWVDLQFTDLPGTVHHVTIPASSFTDESFEEGFAKLDGSSIRGFTSISESDMVLMPVKGTLRLIPWTPNVARVLCKVHWGGSKGRFENDPRGIAESAEKLQEGLGYKSFFGPELEFFIFDGVDVDVSNPYSGTGYKIRAREAPWGEEGGFVVRFKEGYYPAPPIDKMMDLRMEIADTLVRDFGFSVEAHHHEVATAGQAEIDFKYSTLVDAADSAQTLKYVAKNIASRRGMVATFMPKPMFGDNGSGMHVHMSVWDAAGKRNLMYDQGEPYAEISQLGRYAMGGILRHARALSAIVSPTMNSYRRLIPGFEAPVYLAWSRSNRSAVVRIPAYHKGIEGSKRIEYRAPDGSSNPYLAFSAMLCAALDGIKAKTEPGPAVEENIYNLSEVKRRDLGIKEVPKSLDEALDELENDREFLKPVFGSDILDKYIELKRGESRTISMYPHPMEMYYYLDA; encoded by the coding sequence ATGTACGAGGACATGGATATTTCCGGGTTTTTCAAGGACAGAGACATACGGTGGGTTGATCTTCAGTTCACTGACCTTCCAGGCACGGTGCACCACGTCACGATACCTGCAAGTTCATTCACTGACGAGTCCTTTGAGGAGGGCTTCGCCAAGCTGGACGGCAGCAGCATAAGGGGCTTCACCTCGATTTCCGAGAGCGACATGGTCCTTATGCCTGTGAAGGGCACACTCAGGCTGATACCATGGACGCCCAACGTGGCAAGGGTTCTTTGCAAGGTGCACTGGGGCGGCAGCAAGGGCAGGTTCGAGAACGATCCCAGGGGCATAGCCGAGAGCGCCGAGAAGCTGCAGGAGGGCCTTGGCTACAAGAGCTTCTTCGGGCCAGAGCTCGAGTTCTTCATATTTGACGGTGTTGACGTGGACGTATCCAATCCGTACAGCGGCACCGGATACAAGATACGCGCCCGTGAGGCCCCTTGGGGCGAGGAGGGCGGTTTCGTGGTGAGGTTCAAGGAGGGCTATTATCCAGCGCCGCCGATAGACAAGATGATGGACCTCAGGATGGAGATAGCGGATACGCTGGTTAGGGACTTCGGATTCTCTGTAGAGGCCCACCACCACGAGGTTGCCACGGCAGGCCAGGCCGAGATAGATTTCAAGTACTCTACCCTTGTCGATGCCGCGGACAGCGCCCAGACGCTGAAGTACGTCGCAAAGAACATAGCATCAAGGAGGGGCATGGTAGCCACCTTCATGCCAAAGCCCATGTTCGGAGACAACGGCAGCGGCATGCATGTCCACATGAGCGTATGGGATGCGGCTGGCAAGAGGAACCTGATGTACGATCAAGGCGAGCCTTATGCAGAGATAAGCCAACTGGGTAGGTATGCCATGGGGGGCATACTGAGGCACGCCAGGGCGCTTTCGGCAATAGTGTCCCCCACGATGAACAGCTACAGGAGGCTGATACCCGGGTTCGAGGCGCCTGTGTACCTTGCATGGAGCAGGTCAAACAGGAGCGCCGTCGTAAGAATTCCTGCATACCACAAGGGTATAGAGGGCTCTAAACGCATTGAGTACAGGGCTCCGGACGGCTCATCCAACCCTTATCTCGCGTTCTCCGCGATGCTCTGCGCAGCGCTTGACGGGATAAAGGCCAAGACCGAGCCCGGCCCGGCAGTGGAGGAGAACATATACAATCTTTCCGAGGTAAAGAGGCGCGATCTAGGGATAAAGGAGGTGCCGAAGTCTCTTGACGAGGCGCTTGACGAGCTGGAGAACGACAGGGAATTCCTCAAGCCTGTGTTCGGCAGCGACATACTTGACAAGTACATAGAGCTGAAGCGCGGCGAGTCAAGGACCATATCCATGTATCCACACCCGATGGAGATGTACTATTATCTTGACGCATGA
- a CDS encoding Fic family protein — MDKTEVTYYPTIEEIAEHPFVDGNKRTALIADF; from the coding sequence ATGGATAAAACAGAAGTAACCTACTACCCAACAATAGAAGAAATTGCAGAACATCCTTTTGTTGATGGAAACAAGAGAACTGCATTAATAGCTGATTTTTGA
- a CDS encoding DUF4382 domain-containing protein: protein MANNSGIIIGIVAIIVIIGAIAVFGLSYKSGAHASTSAYTTIQNTNTTTVPAASRSGNYSVPVMMTDPPQVPAGAQALVVTYSSVMAHTSGGQNSGWVNVAGSGSVNLLAVVNSSQVIGNANISANSTINLIRFEITSANITVNGTTYNVTLPNSNLTIAVTGKTKVNSSTGVLVDFAPVVHAVYNDNSTAFVMAPAAKATVVTNVSAGIGVGARIGLSASSMADIEDAAPNITITNATITVNGNMTTVSVTVKDNSNSSVVLNNIFIRGQQNATVTQSANINASVMESINGELNGNSMMMNESSGMHADALGTLGLNIEHFDSLGFVVMSNGTLEVPTGVESLRSSGYTLAAGSSATLSFNGVVSYNSGEIQSTPETGSQQQITVIGNEGARASTAATVT from the coding sequence ATGGCAAACAACTCAGGCATAATAATAGGCATAGTGGCCATAATAGTGATAATAGGCGCGATTGCGGTGTTCGGGCTTTCGTACAAGTCTGGCGCGCACGCAAGCACTAGCGCGTATACTACAATACAGAACACCAATACGACAACGGTACCTGCGGCAAGCAGGTCCGGAAACTACAGCGTTCCGGTCATGATGACTGACCCGCCGCAGGTCCCAGCTGGGGCGCAGGCGCTTGTGGTAACTTATTCGTCGGTAATGGCGCACACCAGCGGAGGGCAGAACTCGGGCTGGGTGAACGTGGCCGGCAGCGGATCGGTAAACCTTCTCGCTGTTGTAAATTCAAGCCAGGTCATAGGCAATGCCAACATATCTGCAAACTCTACAATAAACCTGATAAGATTCGAGATCACTTCTGCAAACATAACGGTCAACGGCACCACATACAACGTAACTCTGCCTAACAGCAACCTCACGATTGCCGTGACGGGGAAGACGAAGGTGAATTCAAGCACAGGGGTGCTGGTGGATTTCGCGCCGGTTGTGCATGCGGTATACAATGACAATTCAACGGCTTTCGTGATGGCCCCTGCCGCAAAGGCCACGGTAGTCACAAACGTCAGCGCAGGTATTGGAGTAGGCGCAAGGATAGGCCTGAGCGCAAGCTCAATGGCTGACATAGAGGATGCCGCGCCCAACATAACCATAACCAATGCCACGATAACCGTAAACGGCAACATGACAACGGTGAGCGTTACGGTAAAGGACAACTCCAACAGCAGCGTTGTGCTGAACAATATATTCATACGCGGGCAGCAGAATGCTACGGTGACGCAATCCGCGAACATCAACGCATCGGTGATGGAGAGCATAAACGGGGAGCTCAACGGCAATAGCATGATGATGAACGAGAGCTCAGGCATGCATGCGGATGCACTGGGCACGCTAGGCCTGAATATAGAGCACTTTGACAGCCTGGGGTTCGTCGTCATGTCGAACGGCACACTGGAAGTGCCGACAGGCGTAGAAAGCCTTAGGAGCAGCGGATACACGCTTGCTGCGGGATCGTCTGCAACGCTCAGCTTCAACGGAGTGGTGTCATACAATTCAGGGGAAATCCAGTCCACCCCGGAAACAGGCTCGCAGCAGCAGATTACTGTAATAGGAAATGAAGGGGCAAGGGCGTCAACTGCCGCAACAGTAACGTAG